One genomic segment of Phalacrocorax carbo chromosome Z, bPhaCar2.1, whole genome shotgun sequence includes these proteins:
- the TUT7 gene encoding terminal uridylyltransferase 7 isoform X2, which translates to MGDAAKPCFAKQNKEQEILRQEELRGSPLQKDYRAMDEYGNGHSNKIDTSLQKKKGTPGHYGSSPRRGPRSVLSTPNSLKNTTYGQGSKLNDTQRDQMKKWVSDDHRGTSDSWREYRPFAWIPVRSRTRKDSFHEVEGTGNRNVRRHLQEDLMSEDVLDIQKGGSEMKKLRKQRRSRGTRRDEYDQDQVDGPVIDESVLSAKELLGLQQAEERLKRDCIYRLKKEKQEEQLLTALPPPTPSQIQAIGVAIENVVQEFGLSNEDLEERLNIKTVMENLLHQKLPECSLRLYGSSYSRFGFKTSDINIDIQFPANMSQPDVLLLVQESLQNSESFTEVDADFHARIPVVVCREKQSGLICKVSAGNENAFLTTNHLAALGKLEPTVVPLVIAFRYWAKLCCVDRPEEGGLSPYVFTLMVIFFLQQRKEPFLPVYLGSWIAGFSLNKLTNFHLKEVEDDAVVWEHIPTDNSDLPQETSPRRGKVPLVFGSGQQCPAPAGQLWVELLRFYALEFNMADLVISIRLKETVSRESKDWPKKRIAVEDPYSVKRNVARTLNSQLMYEYILHCLRATYKYFALPHKKSAKFSKKYSPNANGEKPQMLDHGKGAIKHENSELQNLDSRTNTALVEDCITETTDTSQAHRIDPSKLCDGSASFTEEQLAADRCNLGIAHEDSDRITEEFISGNNEDFKPRCEETENGNEEEEEEEEEEHEQEKRWHNILMPEQGIDEDSDSGDLPVTVNEHDTETCSTSDLEGFQNAALTEGDEFGLECSGIMDDKIDIDEESTEGTDEMDESPEKFLHLAQGQISQISHSDDEEEEEEEPNLLNQRECGVTIRAGDELDNTYTGSGDDDAQSEEDDHFSIANKYEDKHVEENVDELLRVNLSQEDLTEKGSLFEESTAIEQCLESELFYEFSKPAFTKGKSPTVVCSLCKREGHLKRDCPEDFKKIELDPLPPLTPKFSVILDQVCVQCYYDFAPNTIENHAREHIRQNLENFIRQDFPGTKLNLFGSSKNGFGFKQSDLDICMTMDGLETAEGLDCIRIIEDLAKVLKKQSGLRNVLPITTAKVPIVKFFHVRSGLEVDISLYNTLALHNTRLLSSYAAIDPRVKYLCYTMKVFTKICDIGDASRGSLSSYAYTLMVLYFLQQRNPPVIPVLQEIYKEPKKPEILVDGWNVYFFDKIEELSAVWPDCGKNTESVGQLWLGLLRFYTEEFDFKEHVICIRRKNLLTTFKKQWTSKYIVIEDPFDLNHNLGAGLSRKMTNFIMKAFINGRRVFGTPIKIFPKEYPSKMEYFFDPEVLTEGELAPNDRCCRICGKIGHFMKDCPMRRKLRRRHDYEDTKNQRYTESKEKRSKEDKETQNKTTEKESSIKEGKLHLCTPQKRKPARIVVETGREKNPRQLAEKWKHLEDRDLREKRCFICGREGHIKKECPQYKGAAGGSKPEVCGSPSLPSTAKHAGRLNQGILIHEEKKKQKGKVFLSPQSGSLSNKYMTQGKASQKRTQQE; encoded by the exons ATGGGAGATGCTGCAAAACCTTGCTTTGCCAAACAAAATAAGGAACAGGAAATTTTACGTCAAGAAGAATTAAGAGGAAGTCCCTTGCAGAAAGACTACCGAGCCATGGATGAATACGGAAATGGCCATAGCAATAAAATAGATACCagcctgcaaaagaaaaaggggacaCCAGGTCATTATGGAAGCAGTCCCAGGAGAGGGCCACGTAGTGTTTTGAGTACCCCAAATTCACTTAAAAACACAACTTACGGTCAGGGGTCAAAGTTAAATGATACCCAAAGAGACCAAATGAAGAAGTGGGTATCTGATGACCACCGTGGCACTTCCGACAGCTGGAGAGAGTACAGACCTTTTGCCTGGATTCCTGTGCGTAGCAGGACAAGAAAAGACTCTTTTCATGAGGTTGAAGGCActggaaacagaaatgtaaGACGACACCTTCAGGAGGACTTAATGAGTGAAGATGTGCTGGACATACAGAAAGGAGGCTCTG AAATGAAGAAGCTTAGGAAACAAAGAAGATCAAGAGGAACTAGAAGAGATGAGTATGATCAAGATCAAGTGGATGGTCCAGTGATAGATGAATCTGTGCTGTCGGCAAAAGAACTTCTAGGGTTGCAACAAGCTGAAGAACGATTGAAGCGAGACTGCATTTATAGACTGAAGAAG gaaaagcaagaagaacAGCTGCTGACCGCCCTGCCTCCTCCAACGCCTTCCCAGATACAAGCTATTGGTGTTGCTATTGAAAATGTAGTGCAGGAGTTTGGCTTAAGTAATGAAGATCTAGAAGAAAGGCTCAACATTAAAACAGTAATGGAAAACTTACTGCATCAAAAATTGCCAG AGTGCTCATTAAGATTGTATGGCTCCTCCTATAGCAGATTTGGTTTCAAAACTTCAGACATAAACATAGATATCCAGTTTCCTGCCAAT ATGAGTCAACCAGATGTTCTCTTACTTGTGCAAGAAAGTCTCCAGAACAGTG AATCTTTTACGGAAGTTGACGCAGATTTCCATGCTAGAATACCAGTGGTGGtgtgcagagaaaagcaaag TGGCCTTATTTGTAAAGTGAGTGCAGGGAATGAGAATGCTTTTCTGACGACAAACCATTTGGCTGCACTTGGAAAACTGGAACCTACTGTAGTACCTTTAGTGATTGCCTTCAGGTACTGGGCAAAG ctgtgCTGTGTTGATCGTCCTGAAGAGGGAGGCTTGTCACCTTATGTGTTCACTTTAatggttattttctttctacaacAGAGGAAAGAGCCTTTTCTACCTGTCTATTTGGGATCATGG aTTGCAGGATTCTCATTAAACAAATTAACTAATTTTCATCTGAAAGAAGTCGAGGATGATGCTGTGGTTTGGGAGCATATCCCCACTGATAATTCTGATTTGCCACAAGAAACTTCACCTAGAAGGGGCAAG GTTCCCTTAGTATTTGGTTCAGGACAGCAGTGTCCAGCACCTGCTGGTCAGCTCTGGGTAGAACTGCTTCGTTTCTATGCCTTGGAGTTCAATATGGCTGATTTGGTTATTAGCATACGACTCAAAGAAACAGTGTCTCGTGAATCAAAGGACTGGCCTAAAAAGCGCATTGCTGTGGAAG ACCCATATTCAGTCAAAAGGAATGTGGCAAGAACTCTGAACAGCCAGCTAATGTATGAGTATATTCTTCACTGCCTGAGAGCGACTTACAAGTATTTTGCCTTGCCTCacaaaaaaagtgcaaaattcagcaaaaaataCTCTCCAAATGCCAATGGAGAGAAACCCCAAATGCTGGACCATGGAAAAGGTGCTATAAAGCATGAAAATTCTGAGTTGCAAAACTTGGATAGTAGAACAAATACAGCCTTAGTGGAAGATTGCATAACGGAGACTACAGATACATCCCAGGCACATAGAATTGATCCCTCAAAACTGTGTGATGGCTCAGCAAGCTTCACAGAAGAACAACTGGCTGCTGACAGATGTAATCTGGGAATTGCCCATGAAGATTCAGACCGTATAACTGAGgaatttatttctggaaataatgAGGATTTTAAACCAAGATGTGAAGAGACAGAGAATggaaatgaagaggaagaggaggaggaagaggaagaacatgaacaagaaaaaagatggCATAATATCTTGATGCCTGAGCAGGGAATAGATGAAGACAGTGATAGTGGAGATCTCCCTGTTACAGTGAATGAGCATGATACAGAGACATGTAGTACTTCAGACTTAGAAggttttcaaaatgctgcaCTTACAGAGGGTGATGAGTTTGGCTTAGAGTGCAGTGGTATAATGGATGACAAGATTGACATTGATGAGGAGAGCACCGAAGGTACTGATGAAATGGATGAATCCCCAGAAAAATTCTTACATTTGGCACAGGGTCAAATATCCCAAATTAGTCATTCGGatgatgaggaggaagaggaggaagaaccAAATCTTCTAAACCAGAGAGAGTGTGGTGTTACCATCAGAGCTGGAGATGAGCTAGATAACACATACACTGGGTCTGGTGATGACGATGCACAGTCAGAGGAAGATGATCATTTTTCCATCGCCAATAAATATGAGGACAAACATGTTGAAGAAAATGTGGATGAACTTCTGAGGGTCAATTTGAGTCAAGAGGATCTTACTGAGAAGGGAAGCCTTTTTGAAGAGAGCACAGCAATAGAACAGTGTTTAGAATCTGAACTCTTTTATGAATTCAGTAAACCAGCTTTTACAAAGGGCAAG TCTCCAACAGTAGTATGTAGCCTGTGCAAACGGGAAGGTCATTTAAAGAGGGATTGTCCAGAAGACTTCAAGAAAATTGAGCTTGACCCACTGCCACCATTGACACCCAAATTTTCAGTTATTCTAGACCAAGTTTGTGTCCAGTGTTACT atgatttTGCTCCAAATACTATAGAAAATCACGCTCGAGAACATATAAGACAAAACTTGGAAAACTTCATTAGACAGGATTTCCCAG GAACCAAGCTAAATTTGTTTGGCTCCTCAAAAAATGGCTTTGGCTTCAAACAAAGTGACCTTGATATCTGTATGACGATGGATGGGCTGGAAACTGCTGAG GGACTTGACTGCATCAGAATCATTGAAGATTTAGCAAAAGTTCTCAAGAAACAGTCAG GCTTAAGAAATGTCTTGCCTATAACAACTGCTAAAGTCCCAATTGTCAAATTTTTCCATGTCAGAAGTGGTCTTGAAGTAGACATCAGTTTATATAACACTCTG gCCTTGCATAACACAAGACTTCTGTCATCATATGCAGCCATTGATCCTAGAGTAAAGTATCTGTGTTACACAATGAAAGTCTTTACGAAG atATGTGACATTGGAGATGCATCTCGAGGTAGCCTTTCTTCTTATGCATATACTCTTATGGTGCTTTACTTTCTTCAACAGAGAAATCCACCTGTCATCCCTGTTCTTCAAGAG ATCTACAAAGAACCAAAAAAGCCTGAAATCTTAGTTGATGGCTGGAACGTTTATTTCTTTGACAAGATAGAGGAGTTG TCAGCTGTTTGGCCAGACTGTGGCAAAAACACTGAATCTGTTGGGCAACTGTGGCTGGGACTTCTCCGTTTCTACACAGAAGAATTTGATTTTAAAGAGCATGTCATCTGCATTAGGAGAAAAAATCTGCTTACAACTTTCAAGAAGCAATGGACCTCCAAATACATTGTAATTGAAG ACCCCTTTGATTTGAACCACAATCTTGGAGCTGGATTGTCAAGAAAAA tgaCAAATTTTATAATGAAGGCTTTTATCAATGGCAGAAGGGTATTTGGTACccctataaaaatatttcctaaagaATATCCATCAAAAATG GAGTACTTTTTTGATCCAGAGGTACTAACAGAAGGAGAATTGGCACCAAATGATAGATGCTGCAGAATTTGTGGTAAAATTGGCCATTTCATGAAAGACTGTCCCATGAGAAGAAA acTAAGACGGCGTCACGATTATGAAGATACCAAAAACCAGAGGTATACAGAAAGCaaggagaagagaagcaaagaggacaaagaaactcagaataaaacaacagaaaaggagagctCAATCAAGGAGGGAAAGTTGCATCTATGTACACCTCAGAAGAGGAAACCAGCAAGGATAGTAGTggaaactggaagagaaaagaatCCCAGGCAATTAGCAGAGAAGTGGAAGCACCTGGAAGACAGAGACTTAAGAGAAAAACGTTGTTTTATCTGTGGAAGGGAAGGTCATATTAAAAAGGAATGCCCACAGTATAAAGGAGCTGCAG